From the genome of Ziziphus jujuba cultivar Dongzao chromosome 6, ASM3175591v1, one region includes:
- the LOC107433475 gene encoding 14 kDa proline-rich protein DC2.15, which translates to MELKRSSCLAFFLSINLLVFALASGCNTCSQPHPLPNTKPSPASGGSSNTKSCPRDALKLGVCAKLLNGPIGAVVGTPPDTPCCSLLQGLVDLEVAVCLCTAIKANILGLNLNIPVSLSLLINTCGKTLPKDFQCA; encoded by the coding sequence ATGGAATTAAAGAGATCTTCGTGCCTTGCTTTCTTCCTCTCTATAAACCTTCTCGTCTTTGCCCTAGCAAGTGGTTGCAACACTTGTTCCCAGCCTCACCCACTCCCCAACACAAAGCCGAGCCCTGCTAGTGGTGGTTCAAGTAATACTAAGAGCTGCCCAAGAGATGCCCTAAAGTTGGGAGTCTGTGCCAAGTTGCTTAATGGACCGATTGGTGCAGTTGTTGGGACACCACCGGATACCCCTTGCTGCTCGCTTCTTCAAGGGCTTGTTGACCTCGAAGTTGCAGTCTGCCTTTGTACAGCTATTAAAGCTAACATTCTTGGCCTAAATCTTAACATCCCAGTTTCATTGAGCTTGCTTATCAATACTTGTGGCAAAACACTCCCCAAAGATTTCCAGTGTGCTTAA